The Natronogracilivirga saccharolytica genome includes a window with the following:
- a CDS encoding SusD/RagB family nutrient-binding outer membrane lipoprotein produces MKNFKSSRITTMRTLTITGILLMLFVVIACTDNFEEINTDPTSVTDVPPEMLFTRGLVYGALRYDVYQRAKDLYGNRYSQYFANSQTGWGTDRYETNQDWLTRLWTSSYSDFGINIAEAIQKTDDDPDLANLNAQARIWHAFTMHRVTDFFGDIPYSEAFQEDLRPAYDSQEDIYNHMLEDLRDAVDQLDEGLEYRTGDADVLFHDDLDQWRRFGNSLRLRLAMRVAYADQDLAQEHVSDVLNTGLIISGNDQNAYLETDPGGGTGDLVHENPMYWVYSFDEYRVSEKMIDRLTGYDDPRLEIYARPNVRRQFAGLPNGLSDSQLGDHPDRNYSTQGALFVQQDTPIPFITYAEVKFLEAEAALRGWGPGNAADHYEEGIRANMEHLNWLIDYVERDLEDDKIAQDEIDDYVGQSGVAYESGASFEEQLEQIMTQKWLAIYGQGLEAWAEMRRTGFPEPYEIAAPGGGETDGQLPRRVRYPSEEEGLNPDNLREAIERQDGDPGDFRMHPTRRMWWDANPDIHVDEM; encoded by the coding sequence ATGAAAAATTTTAAATCAAGCAGAATAACCACGATGAGAACCCTGACAATTACCGGAATCCTGTTGATGCTTTTTGTTGTCATTGCATGCACGGACAATTTTGAGGAGATAAACACGGATCCGACCAGTGTTACCGATGTGCCGCCGGAAATGCTGTTTACCCGCGGCCTTGTTTACGGTGCGTTGCGCTACGATGTTTATCAACGCGCCAAGGATCTGTACGGCAACCGTTACTCCCAGTATTTCGCCAATTCACAGACCGGCTGGGGAACGGACCGGTATGAAACCAACCAGGACTGGCTCACCAGACTATGGACGTCTTCGTATTCAGATTTTGGAATAAATATCGCCGAGGCCATCCAGAAAACCGATGATGATCCTGACCTTGCCAACCTGAATGCCCAGGCGCGCATCTGGCATGCCTTCACCATGCACAGAGTTACCGACTTTTTCGGTGATATTCCTTACTCCGAGGCCTTCCAGGAGGACCTTCGCCCGGCATATGATTCCCAGGAAGATATCTATAATCATATGCTGGAGGACCTCAGGGATGCCGTGGACCAGCTTGATGAAGGGCTTGAGTACCGTACTGGGGATGCTGATGTTCTTTTCCACGATGATCTGGATCAATGGAGGCGTTTCGGCAACTCACTGCGTCTCAGGCTTGCCATGAGAGTTGCCTATGCCGATCAGGATCTGGCACAGGAGCATGTAAGCGATGTCCTGAACACCGGGCTGATCATATCCGGCAACGATCAGAATGCATACCTTGAAACCGATCCGGGAGGCGGCACCGGTGACCTGGTTCATGAAAACCCGATGTACTGGGTTTACAGTTTTGACGAGTACCGTGTCAGTGAAAAAATGATCGACCGGCTGACCGGGTATGATGATCCGAGACTGGAAATTTACGCACGGCCCAATGTGCGCAGGCAGTTTGCGGGATTGCCCAACGGCCTTTCCGACAGCCAGCTGGGAGATCATCCCGACCGGAATTATTCAACCCAGGGCGCCCTTTTTGTCCAGCAGGACACTCCCATACCCTTCATCACCTATGCCGAGGTCAAGTTTCTTGAAGCGGAGGCTGCCTTGCGGGGTTGGGGACCCGGGAATGCCGCCGATCACTATGAAGAAGGGATCAGGGCAAACATGGAGCACCTGAACTGGCTGATCGATTATGTCGAGCGGGATCTCGAAGATGACAAAATCGCTCAGGACGAAATCGACGATTATGTCGGTCAATCCGGTGTTGCGTATGAGTCCGGCGCCTCTTTTGAAGAGCAGCTTGAGCAAATCATGACTCAGAAATGGCTTGCCATATACGGACAAGGCCTGGAAGCCTGGGCAGAGATGCGCCGCACAGGATTTCCGGAGCCCTATGAGATAGCGGCTCCCGGCGGCGGCGAAACTGACGGACAGCTGCCTCGCCGTGTGCGCTACCCCTCGGAAGAAGAAGGCCTCAATCCCGATAATCTCAGAGAAGCCATTGAGCGTCAGGATGGTGACCCGGGTGATTTCCGGATGCATCCAACCCGCAGGATGTGGTGGGACGCCAATCCCGACATTCACGTAGACGAAATGTAG
- a CDS encoding SusC/RagA family TonB-linked outer membrane protein produces the protein MSSRILKAGVMCCLLVTFSVSIKAQTTTITGTVYDADDESRLPGVNIVVDETTIGTTSDEDGNYQIEVPEDGEYLVFSFVGYEERSVAIDDRTSIDVRLSPVVFEGDDVVVTAMGMTRDEKSIGHTIQEIDADDFIRSHDMNAMTSLQGRVANVDISGLGTGADGSARVIIRGHRSLRPGDANQPLFIVDGMPIDNSGGMSAGEWGGFDYGTGLNQINPHDIKSINILQGPNAAALYGSRAANGAVIITTKDGSGVDGIGVEYTSNVTIEQPAITPEFQNEYGRGSGGTFSDYNPDEDYYIIDNSEENSWGPRMSSDIMIRDWTDEVRPYTGQDDPVTDFFRTGVTSNQSLTLTGGGTDHAYRLSYTNMSNQGIYPDSDVTRHSVSLRAHKQFSDRLRAEGRFNYVKQDGFNRPPQARDPDNPVKALVRMPRSELLSDMENFQTADGFTRTWDGAWLRDEDQRSTRNMNPYWAYNLNINEDERDRAYGFAQIDYDINDWISVMGRAGLDYFEETREHRRATNTPYEDRPNFTQRSRTVEEFNMTGILTIDRPLAEEWHLDMNFGANYRNYDMREFGHSAAGLAIPGFYDVSNAERVTNIHAVGRERENSIFGSAQLGFRNYAFLEVTNRIDWVSTLPTENLPFMYPSISGTLVWSEAFGLESETFNFGRIRLSFADVGAGGNPYMTNFVYNVNPGHFDQPFADGPGTLPAVDLKPEIARSYEAGLDLRFFNNRLTLDMTAYTETTRNQILNIPVSKASGHTSATVNAGEIRNRGFEAVAGITPLESRTGWRWDSRFTFGLNRNQIIELHEDVENYFLGSIDGAVVRASVGEPFGDIVGTRYKRNDDGRRIIDSDGMPVEDDGDHVLGNFNPDWTGGISNDIRYRNFGLSTLIDISYGGEVYSLMNAFMAQRGNSKVTLEGRREWYAYQAELEEGVADAEPRGFVAEGVVETTDADGNTEWVENDKPVDPQSYWSNVGGYSPITEEFVYDATYVRMREISFSYFMPPHLLEQLPIIALEVSVIGRNLFYFHKNTPGFSPAQGSFNIGNAQGIEAFGFPETRSVGFNINVRI, from the coding sequence ATGAGTTCACGCATACTGAAAGCCGGCGTCATGTGCTGTCTGCTGGTTACATTCTCAGTCAGCATCAAAGCCCAGACAACCACAATTACAGGGACCGTTTATGACGCCGATGATGAGTCCCGGCTTCCCGGAGTCAACATCGTTGTTGATGAAACTACCATTGGCACCACCTCTGACGAAGACGGTAACTACCAGATTGAAGTCCCGGAAGACGGGGAATATCTGGTATTCTCTTTTGTCGGTTACGAAGAGCGAAGTGTTGCAATTGATGACCGAACCTCCATCGATGTCCGGCTGAGTCCTGTCGTCTTCGAAGGTGATGATGTCGTTGTCACTGCGATGGGAATGACACGCGATGAAAAATCCATCGGTCATACCATACAGGAAATTGATGCAGACGACTTCATCCGAAGCCATGACATGAATGCCATGACATCTCTTCAGGGCCGTGTTGCCAATGTCGATATTTCCGGGCTGGGAACCGGCGCTGATGGCTCTGCAAGAGTTATCATTCGCGGACACCGCTCACTGCGGCCCGGTGATGCCAATCAGCCGCTTTTCATTGTAGACGGCATGCCCATCGACAACTCCGGCGGCATGAGCGCCGGTGAGTGGGGCGGATTCGACTACGGAACCGGTCTGAACCAGATCAACCCTCACGATATCAAATCAATCAATATTCTCCAGGGACCCAACGCAGCCGCGCTTTACGGGTCCAGAGCCGCCAACGGTGCCGTCATCATCACCACCAAGGACGGTTCAGGTGTCGACGGGATCGGCGTGGAATACACATCCAATGTTACCATTGAACAGCCGGCAATTACACCCGAATTCCAGAACGAATACGGCCGCGGTTCCGGAGGCACTTTCAGCGATTACAATCCCGATGAAGATTATTATATCATCGACAACAGCGAGGAAAACAGCTGGGGTCCGCGCATGTCATCCGATATTATGATCCGGGACTGGACGGATGAGGTGCGGCCCTACACCGGCCAGGATGATCCGGTCACTGACTTTTTCCGGACCGGGGTCACCAGCAATCAGTCCCTGACACTCACCGGCGGCGGAACCGACCACGCATACCGCCTTTCTTACACCAACATGTCCAACCAGGGTATTTATCCTGACAGTGACGTAACCCGCCACAGCGTTTCGCTGCGTGCTCACAAGCAATTCTCGGACAGGCTGCGGGCCGAGGGACGATTCAACTACGTCAAACAGGACGGCTTCAACCGGCCCCCGCAGGCACGTGATCCCGACAACCCTGTAAAGGCACTGGTCCGCATGCCGCGGAGCGAGCTGCTCTCCGACATGGAAAATTTCCAGACAGCTGACGGGTTTACCCGGACCTGGGACGGCGCCTGGCTGCGCGACGAGGATCAGCGCTCAACCCGCAACATGAACCCCTACTGGGCTTACAACCTCAATATCAACGAAGATGAAAGAGACCGTGCTTACGGATTTGCCCAGATTGATTATGACATCAATGACTGGATCAGTGTCATGGGCCGGGCAGGACTTGACTACTTTGAAGAAACCAGGGAGCACCGCCGGGCCACCAACACGCCGTACGAAGACCGGCCGAACTTTACCCAGCGCTCCCGGACCGTCGAGGAGTTCAATATGACCGGTATACTTACCATTGACAGGCCGCTGGCCGAAGAGTGGCATCTGGACATGAATTTCGGAGCCAACTACCGGAATTATGACATGAGAGAGTTCGGGCACAGTGCGGCCGGACTTGCCATACCCGGCTTTTATGATGTCAGCAATGCCGAACGGGTTACAAACATCCACGCTGTCGGCCGTGAGCGTGAGAACTCCATTTTCGGATCGGCACAGCTGGGTTTTCGGAACTATGCCTTTCTGGAAGTCACCAACCGCATTGACTGGGTATCCACCCTCCCGACAGAAAACCTGCCGTTCATGTATCCTTCCATTTCCGGAACGCTTGTCTGGAGTGAGGCTTTCGGGCTGGAGTCGGAAACGTTCAACTTCGGCCGCATCAGACTCTCGTTTGCTGATGTCGGAGCCGGAGGTAATCCGTATATGACCAATTTCGTATACAACGTCAATCCGGGACATTTCGATCAGCCGTTTGCCGACGGGCCCGGCACACTGCCTGCGGTAGACCTGAAGCCGGAAATCGCCCGGTCCTATGAAGCCGGACTTGACTTGCGCTTCTTCAACAACCGCCTGACGCTGGATATGACGGCCTATACGGAAACCACGCGGAATCAGATTCTGAACATCCCGGTTTCAAAAGCATCCGGACACACGTCCGCGACGGTGAATGCCGGTGAGATCCGCAACCGCGGATTTGAAGCTGTCGCAGGCATAACGCCTCTGGAGTCCAGGACCGGATGGCGCTGGGACTCCCGCTTTACCTTCGGACTCAACCGCAACCAGATCATCGAACTGCATGAGGATGTAGAAAACTATTTCCTCGGCAGCATAGACGGAGCCGTCGTACGTGCGTCCGTAGGGGAACCTTTCGGCGATATTGTCGGAACGCGGTACAAGCGCAATGATGACGGGCGAAGAATTATTGACAGTGATGGTATGCCGGTGGAAGATGACGGCGATCATGTGCTTGGAAACTTCAATCCGGACTGGACCGGTGGCATTTCCAATGACATCAGGTACCGCAACTTCGGGCTGAGCACACTGATCGACATTTCCTACGGAGGTGAGGTATACTCGCTCATGAACGCATTCATGGCCCAGCGGGGCAATTCAAAAGTCACGCTTGAAGGGCGCCGGGAGTGGTATGCCTATCAGGCGGAACTGGAGGAGGGCGTTGCAGATGCCGAACCCCGCGGGTTTGTCGCTGAAGGCGTTGTAGAAACTACCGATGCGGACGGAAATACAGAGTGGGTCGAGAATGACAAGCCGGTTGACCCGCAATCCTACTGGAGCAATGTCGGCGGATACTCCCCAATTACCGAGGAGTTTGTTTACGATGCTACTTATGTACGGATGCGTGAAATATCCTTTTCCTACTTCATGCCTCCTCATTTACTTGAACAACTGCCCATTATCGCACTTGAAGTATCGGTGATTGGCCGGAACCTGTTCTATTTCCACAAAAACACCCCCGGCTTCAGTCCGGCACAGGGCAGTTTCAACATTGGAAATGCCCAGGGAATAGAGGCATTCGGGTTTCCCGAAACACGCAGCGTCGGATTTAACATCAACGTACGCATATAA
- a CDS encoding alpha-mannosidase, protein MSDRVFHVISNTHWDREWRFPYQRNRQMLVEMLDEVLDILESEPDYRAYHLDSQSIMVTDYLEARPHKKELLTEMVRSKRLLIGPWYTLPDEYMVGGENLVRNLLRGHEVCEQFGGVSKIGYSPFSWGQISQLPQLYREFGIDLIMFYRGINSIDSPKAEFIWEGADGTRALSSRFSTWPRYNFYFYIYRPVVHGEQPADIEYRWSNGGRPFHFADKEQSGEDYFMTRYKDGYTPENIRESVEKIIRDQADDFTTRHVIWMEGHDSSGPNAKTVQLLRDIRKEFPDLDIRHSTLEEYAKHLAEEIDHDNLSLVKGERRSAQYDHRSANLYGYALSARMYLKQANFNAERWIQHYAEPLNCFMGMAGLDINDRYPEMAWDLLIQNSAHDSIGGCSLDPIHEDMMYRFRHSEEISRGMYDRAAKHLAGSIDLSDEDPDSIHIVAVNTTQYGRSEVVEAVIDVPQEFDKGGIKLQDRSGNTLPFQLIERSEVQPILEQPVNRPMYFSMVRYRVHMLTPDIPAMGFDSVKVLPVSNNVSENKQNDLHESENSAAGAAGEDTTAGAAIASGKGSEWKLENDHLSVKINRDGTLDVTDKSRNKTYRNQAWFYDEGEAGHAWVHEAIGPFTDTKGTTPEISLTENGPLKASVLIRHVMSLPADLQARKSGSSERVDMPVTLEVSLSHGQKWPELSVEVDNTAESHRLRIMFPLGLNAGYSWGEGQFDVVKRETRRIDSHDWVEQPMYDYPMHHFVDVANDSEGTAVLVDGLKEYEVRDDEDQTLAVTLMRSFEYRIPVASEVDYSGMKGTQCFGKQQYRLAFYPHDGNWESGGVFEQAFRFNYALRMFETGPAGGDIAPGTSFLNISPSVLTFSSIKKAQGSYAGENGTKGPEGQFVLRLYNPSDRPVSGEITSWFPVKKATQLTLEEKPAGELSVREGRKISIDAASRQIVTILLEY, encoded by the coding sequence ATGTCAGACCGCGTATTTCACGTCATTTCCAATACGCACTGGGACCGCGAATGGCGGTTTCCCTACCAGCGCAACCGCCAGATGCTTGTCGAGATGCTCGATGAAGTGCTCGACATCCTGGAATCAGAACCCGATTACCGTGCTTATCATCTGGACAGCCAGTCCATTATGGTCACGGACTATCTGGAAGCCCGTCCGCACAAAAAGGAACTCCTGACAGAAATGGTGCGCAGCAAGCGGCTGCTGATCGGACCCTGGTACACCCTGCCCGATGAGTACATGGTCGGAGGTGAAAACCTGGTGCGCAACCTGCTGCGCGGGCATGAGGTATGTGAACAGTTCGGCGGCGTCTCAAAAATCGGCTACTCCCCGTTTTCATGGGGACAAATTTCCCAGCTTCCTCAACTGTACCGTGAGTTCGGCATTGACTTGATTATGTTCTATCGCGGGATCAATTCAATCGACAGCCCTAAGGCCGAATTCATTTGGGAAGGCGCCGACGGAACCCGCGCACTCTCTTCCCGCTTTTCCACCTGGCCCCGATACAATTTTTACTTCTACATTTACCGGCCTGTCGTTCACGGTGAACAGCCGGCCGATATTGAGTACCGGTGGAGCAACGGCGGACGTCCGTTCCACTTTGCCGACAAAGAGCAGTCCGGCGAAGACTACTTCATGACCCGCTACAAAGATGGATACACCCCTGAAAATATCCGGGAATCGGTCGAAAAGATTATCCGGGATCAGGCGGATGATTTTACCACACGCCATGTCATCTGGATGGAGGGACATGATTCAAGCGGTCCGAACGCCAAAACCGTGCAGCTGCTGCGCGACATCCGCAAGGAGTTTCCGGACCTTGATATCCGCCACAGCACACTGGAAGAGTACGCAAAGCATCTCGCGGAAGAGATCGATCACGACAACCTGTCGCTGGTAAAAGGCGAGCGGCGCAGCGCCCAGTACGATCACCGGAGTGCCAATCTGTACGGGTATGCCCTTTCAGCCAGAATGTACCTGAAGCAGGCCAACTTCAATGCCGAGCGCTGGATTCAACACTATGCCGAACCGCTGAACTGTTTCATGGGCATGGCCGGACTCGATATCAACGACCGCTATCCGGAAATGGCCTGGGATTTGCTGATCCAGAATTCTGCGCATGATTCCATTGGCGGATGCAGTCTTGATCCCATCCATGAGGATATGATGTACCGGTTCCGCCATTCCGAAGAGATCTCGCGTGGCATGTATGACCGGGCGGCAAAACATCTTGCCGGCAGCATTGACCTTTCGGACGAAGATCCTGACAGTATTCATATTGTTGCCGTAAACACCACCCAATACGGACGATCCGAGGTAGTTGAAGCTGTAATTGATGTACCGCAGGAGTTTGATAAGGGCGGAATCAAGCTTCAGGACAGGTCCGGCAACACGCTTCCTTTTCAGCTTATTGAACGAAGCGAGGTGCAGCCGATCCTGGAACAGCCTGTCAACCGTCCGATGTACTTCAGCATGGTTCGCTATCGGGTGCACATGCTGACACCGGATATCCCGGCTATGGGATTTGATTCCGTCAAGGTGCTTCCGGTCAGCAATAACGTATCAGAAAACAAACAAAATGACCTTCACGAAAGTGAAAACAGTGCTGCCGGTGCTGCCGGAGAGGATACAACCGCCGGTGCTGCGATAGCATCCGGAAAAGGCTCTGAGTGGAAGCTTGAAAATGATCATCTCAGCGTGAAAATCAACCGTGACGGAACCCTTGATGTGACCGACAAGAGCCGGAACAAGACGTATCGCAACCAGGCCTGGTTCTATGATGAGGGCGAGGCCGGACATGCGTGGGTTCATGAAGCCATCGGTCCTTTTACCGACACGAAAGGAACGACGCCGGAGATCTCACTGACCGAAAACGGTCCGCTGAAGGCAAGTGTGCTGATCCGTCATGTCATGTCACTGCCGGCGGATCTTCAGGCAAGAAAATCCGGAAGCAGTGAGCGGGTCGATATGCCGGTAACACTCGAAGTTTCACTCAGCCACGGCCAAAAGTGGCCGGAGCTTTCCGTCGAAGTTGACAATACTGCCGAAAGTCACCGGCTGCGGATCATGTTTCCGCTGGGGCTGAACGCCGGATACTCATGGGGTGAAGGTCAGTTTGATGTTGTGAAGCGTGAAACCCGGCGCATTGACAGCCATGACTGGGTGGAACAGCCGATGTATGACTATCCCATGCACCATTTTGTTGATGTCGCCAATGATTCGGAAGGCACCGCCGTCCTGGTTGACGGACTCAAGGAGTACGAAGTACGTGATGATGAGGATCAGACGCTGGCCGTTACACTGATGCGTTCATTTGAATACCGCATACCTGTGGCATCCGAAGTTGACTATTCCGGGATGAAGGGAACCCAGTGCTTCGGAAAGCAGCAATACCGGCTGGCCTTTTACCCTCATGATGGAAACTGGGAGAGCGGCGGTGTATTTGAGCAGGCATTCCGGTTCAATTATGCCCTGCGGATGTTCGAAACCGGTCCGGCCGGGGGGGACATTGCGCCCGGAACCTCATTCCTCAATATCAGTCCGTCCGTACTCACTTTCAGTTCCATCAAGAAAGCCCAGGGCTCGTATGCCGGTGAAAACGGAACGAAAGGACCGGAGGGACAATTTGTGCTTCGTTTGTATAACCCGTCAGACCGTCCTGTTTCCGGAGAGATTACCTCGTGGTTCCCTGTCAAAAAAGCGACACAGCTTACCCTGGAAGAAAAACCGGCCGGAGAGTTATCCGTTCGTGAAGGCCGTAAAATCAGTATTGATGCGGCTTCCCGCCAGATTGTAACGATCCTGCTGGAATACTGA